In the genome of Afipia felis ATCC 53690, the window GCGCGGGAAAACTGGCCATTCCGTGTCAGGGATGAGAGCTGGCGATCCATCAGGGCATTGCTTCCCTCCCAGACCATCGCGGCAATCAATGCAGCGATGGCAACGGTCACGATCGCCGAGACGACACGGCTTCCAATCTGGCCGCCATAAAACCAGACGATCGCATCAACGCCCCAGACTTCGAGCAAGGCGATGAAGCCAATCGCCGTCACGATTGCAGTAACCACACGGCGAAGCAGGGGGAGGTAGCGATTGGCCCGTGCCTCCAGTCCGGGGAAACGCTGCAGGATTTCCGGCTTGATGCGGAAGCCGCGATCGATCAATCCCAGCGTGACCATCGATACGAGCCGCATGCCCAGCAGCACGACAATGGTGCCAACGAAGTATTGCAGCAGCAGAGAATATCCATTCTGGATGTTGAGCGCCCAAATCGTCCATAGCGCCAGATCCAGTGCAATAGCCAGAATATGCCACACCTTGGCAAAGCGATTGCGGAAAATGCTCATGACGCCGACCGCCCCCGCGGGGGCCTGCAATATTTCGGCTATCGGCCGACGACACTGCAGGATGATCACAACGATAAACAGATGAACGACGAGCATCACAAGCCGGATCAAGGCCAGATAGGCTGAGTGATAAAGGCCAAGCAACAGCGCGATATTCGCCGTCACGATGCCGGTGACGCCGACAGCGACGAGGCGGCGAGACCATATCTCGATATAGGCTGCGATCTCCGCCCGGACGGGAAAGAGGCTGAGCGGCCCGAACAGAGCACGCATCACGCAGATGATTGCGCGCGCGATCAAATAGCCGTTCACCACGGCGATGATAGCCAGCCGTGCGATGCCGACGTCGCCAATATCGGTGCCAAGCAGCAGCGCGACTGTCCCGGCAAACACGACCACCGGCAAGAGTTCGAGCGCCAGTCGCCCAATCGCAAAGGGGAGGCGCAGGAGAGACTGCCAAATTCTGGTCAGGCTGCGATGCCGGCGCCGGAAGTCTGGAGCTTCGGTGCCGTCTGCGGTGGAGGAGGGGGGATCAATACGATCGAGAACGGTAACAGGTGCGCGGGCAACGAAGGGGATCCGGGCGTCAAGCCACGCCAGCGGACGGCGCAACAGCCAGACCGCGAGCCATTCGGCGGCCAGCGCGCCTCCGAATACAACGGCAAGCCTCCAGGCGATGTCGAACAGCAACTGATATGTCGTCGGATCGTTTGCGCTGTTGCGAATCCAATGCCAGAGCGCCGAAAAACGCGTCACTGATTGTGCCGCCACCGCAATTTCATGTGCCGTATCGGTGAATTGCTTGGAGATGGTCAACAGAAGCTGGGCGCCGAGACTGTCGGCGGTGAGCGGAATCGCGGGTTTGCTTTCGGCGGGCGGCGCTGGTGTCGCGTTGGCGATCGCGCGCAACGTCTCGATCATCTCCTTGCGCTTGGCATCGTCCTGCAATGTCGCGAGAGCGGCCCTGGCTTGTTCGGGCGTCAATGGGCTCGCGGCGGGGGGAGACGCATCAGCCTTACCCTGCGCGAAGGCGGATGACGGCTGGCCGCACATCAAGGCGGTTGCAATCAACAGGCAAACAAAAGCGACGTGCCGCAACGATTTCAGTGCCAATGGTTTTCCTTTGAGGATCAAGAATCTCTCCCCTTTTTCGCCTCTTTGATGTGTCAAAAGTTTGCTTCCGGGACGACGATGTATTGACAATTTGCTTCCGTGATTTCTGCGCTGATCAAAATCGGCGCGGAATTCCGGCTCCCACAAGGGTTCCGTCGGCTTGGTAACGTGACGAAATATCGAGGGGCGCAATAATGGCGTTCCCAGATCCACGGGGCGGTCACGGCTTTCGCTGATACAAAAAAAGAGCGCCGTAGGGCGCTCTTTTCAGTGACGGATATGGCGCCGCTGGCGGTAGCAGCCGCGAAGCTGCGAAAGCAGTCGGTTTCGAATTACATCTGGGCGCCGATCATCCACGGTACGAATTCTTCCTCGCCGACACCAAGCGTCTCGCTCTTGCTTTGCTCGCCTGAAGCAACGCGGATGATGGTTTCGAAAATCTCTTGTCCCTTTTCCTGCACCGTCGCGTTGCCGTCCATGATCGAGCCGCAGTTGATGTCCATGTCGTCGCGCATGCGCTCAAACATCGGCGTATTCGTTGCGATCTTAATGGAGGGCGATGGCTTGCCGCCGAAACAGGATCCGCGCCCGGTCGTAAAAGCGATCAGGTTTGCGCCGCTCGCGATTTGTCCCGTGGTGCCCATCGGGTCGTATCCCGGTGCATCCATAAAGACGAGACCGGACGCGGTCACAGGTTCGGCATAGCGATAGACATCCATCAGCGGCGTCATCCCGCTTTTAGCGACAGCACCAAGCGACTTCTCGAGAATCGTGGTCAGGCCACCCGCCTTGTTGCCGGGGGTCGGATTATTGTCGATGCTGCCACGTTCGCGCTCGGCGTAAGCCTCCCACCAGTGAATCCGCTCCACGATCTTTTCGCCGACTTCCCTGCTGATGGCGCGGCGTGTAAGAAGATGTTCGGCGCCATAGATTTCCGGTGTCTCCGATAGGATTGCCGTGCCGCCGTGGGCCACGAGCTTGTCCACGGCCACGCCAAGGGCCGGGTTGGCGGTGATTCCCGAATAGCCATCCGATCCGCCACACTGCAGAGCGACCTTCAGATGAGACAAAGGCTGCGGGGTACGTTCAGCCTTATTGGCGGCGGGGAGCATCTTCTCGATGGCCGCGATTCCCGCATCTATCGTTTTCTGGGTTCCTCCGAGTTCTTGCATGACGAGTGGGACCACGCATGCATCTGCTGCCGTGTTTCCGGAGGCGAGGAGTGGCTTCAATTGATTGGCTTCGCAGCCGAGGCCGATGATCACGGCGCCGGCAAAATTTGCGTGAGTGACGAAGCCGGCGATGGTTCGGCGAAGCTGCCTCAGGCCTTCGCCATCGTGTTCGACACAGCAGCCGAAGCTGTGTGTCACAGGAACGATGCCGTCGACATTGGGATACTCGTCGAGACGGGATGACATATTGAAGTGATGCGCGATCTTCTTGGCGACGCTCGCCGAGCAGTTCACCGTGCTGATCACGGCGATATAGTTCCGCGTCGCGACGCGTCCGTCGGGTCGCTTGATCCCCATGAAGGTCAATGCATCATCGGGCGGAGCCACGGAAACGGCGCCTTCTCCGAAAGCATAATCGCGGTCGAACGCCGCCATTGCGAGGTTGTGGGTGTGCACATGCTCGCCGGGAAGAATGGGTGTCGTTGCAAAGCCAATGATCTGCCCATAACGCCGCACCTCTTCGCCCTTCGCGACTGGGTTGAGGCCGACCTTATGCCCAGCGGGTATTTCCTGCGTGGTCGTGACGTCGGTGCCCTCAAGAAGGGTGCCAGCCGGAATCGCGCCACGTGCGATGCCGACGTTGTCGTCGAGGTGAAGTTTCAAGATGTGTCGTGAATCCGCCATCGGCGCGTCCTCCTTGGTGCTCTTGATGCTCAAGTCGATTGCGATGGAGACATCCGTGCTCGAGCCGCCGGATCGACATTTAGAGCGCTTATAATGTAGAAAAATCTCATCTACGCCGGCGGTGAGTTTTTTTGACCGCAGATGCCAGAAACATTCACGCTGCGTGCGTGGTCGGACTTTATGGAACGGGACAATGGTCAAGAGGGCTCCGCCATTGCATGTGCTCTTCGCCTTTGAAGCGGTGGCGCCGCTGTCTTCTTTTTCAAAAGCGGCCGAGGAATTGAGCGTTACGCGCAGTGCGGTAAGTCACCGCATCCAAATGCTGGAGGAGATGCTTGGCAGTCCGGTTTTCGATCGCACCCAGCGATCGTTGATGCCGACGCCGACGGGAGCGGCTTATCTGATTGCTGTCAGAAGGGCGCTTGCCGCTCTGAATGATGTGGCGGCTCAGGTTGGAGAGACCTCGCGCAAGAAGCGGATTGCGCTGACGATGCCGCCCACCATCGCCAGAATGATCGTGCTTCCCCGGCTCAGGAGTTTTCTCGACCAGTATCCGGATGTTGAAGTGTCGATCGAACTCAGTATGTCGCAGCTCGACTATAAGGTTGGTGATACCGACCTCGACATTCGTTTTGGAACGGGAAACCATGCTGGCATGGAAAGCCGGTGCCTTCTCGGCGAGCCGATTTTTGTGGTGGCGAGCCCGCGCTATGCCGAGGAGAACGGTCTGCGGGAGCCGAAAGATCTGGCGCGTGCGCAGTTTCTGCGCAGTAAACTCGAAATATGGAGACCATGGTTCGTCGCTGCCGGTCTTGATTGGGACGAGCCGCGCGCCGGGCATCGCTTTGAGGATCTTTCGCTGCTCTATCAGGCTGCTGCGAGCGGGCTCGGCGTGGCTCTTGCGCGCGCATCGTTGGCGAAGCCTTTGCTCGACGCGGGAGCGCTCGTATCACTCTTCGATGTGACGGCAGCCTCACCCTACGCTTATTACCTCGTCTATCATCAGGCCGTAGTTGAACGGCT includes:
- a CDS encoding mechanosensitive ion channel domain-containing protein, which produces MRRPLAWLDARIPFVARAPVTVLDRIDPPSSTADGTEAPDFRRRHRSLTRIWQSLLRLPFAIGRLALELLPVVVFAGTVALLLGTDIGDVGIARLAIIAVVNGYLIARAIICVMRALFGPLSLFPVRAEIAAYIEIWSRRLVAVGVTGIVTANIALLLGLYHSAYLALIRLVMLVVHLFIVVIILQCRRPIAEILQAPAGAVGVMSIFRNRFAKVWHILAIALDLALWTIWALNIQNGYSLLLQYFVGTIVVLLGMRLVSMVTLGLIDRGFRIKPEILQRFPGLEARANRYLPLLRRVVTAIVTAIGFIALLEVWGVDAIVWFYGGQIGSRVVSAIVTVAIAALIAAMVWEGSNALMDRQLSSLTRNGQFSRAARLRTFQPMLRTTLLTVIIAIVALTALSEIGVNVAPLLAGAGIIGIAIGFGSQKLVQDVITGLFLLMESTVQVGDYVKLSGLSGAVENVSIRTIRLRADDGAVHIVPFSAVTTITNSSRGLGNAAVSVSVPYKEDTDRVGTVLKDIVAQMRREDDFKPRIRGDLELWGVDKVNGEMATLVGQIRCTDSGRWPVQREFNRRVKIRFQEEGIEIASSNQTVFLQLTSPETDDNADTSSGSGRGKSGQLYKI
- a CDS encoding UxaA family hydrolase, yielding MADSRHILKLHLDDNVGIARGAIPAGTLLEGTDVTTTQEIPAGHKVGLNPVAKGEEVRRYGQIIGFATTPILPGEHVHTHNLAMAAFDRDYAFGEGAVSVAPPDDALTFMGIKRPDGRVATRNYIAVISTVNCSASVAKKIAHHFNMSSRLDEYPNVDGIVPVTHSFGCCVEHDGEGLRQLRRTIAGFVTHANFAGAVIIGLGCEANQLKPLLASGNTAADACVVPLVMQELGGTQKTIDAGIAAIEKMLPAANKAERTPQPLSHLKVALQCGGSDGYSGITANPALGVAVDKLVAHGGTAILSETPEIYGAEHLLTRRAISREVGEKIVERIHWWEAYAERERGSIDNNPTPGNKAGGLTTILEKSLGAVAKSGMTPLMDVYRYAEPVTASGLVFMDAPGYDPMGTTGQIASGANLIAFTTGRGSCFGGKPSPSIKIATNTPMFERMRDDMDINCGSIMDGNATVQEKGQEIFETIIRVASGEQSKSETLGVGEEEFVPWMIGAQM
- a CDS encoding LysR substrate-binding domain-containing protein; amino-acid sequence: MVKRAPPLHVLFAFEAVAPLSSFSKAAEELSVTRSAVSHRIQMLEEMLGSPVFDRTQRSLMPTPTGAAYLIAVRRALAALNDVAAQVGETSRKKRIALTMPPTIARMIVLPRLRSFLDQYPDVEVSIELSMSQLDYKVGDTDLDIRFGTGNHAGMESRCLLGEPIFVVASPRYAEENGLREPKDLARAQFLRSKLEIWRPWFVAAGLDWDEPRAGHRFEDLSLLYQAAASGLGVALARASLAKPLLDAGALVSLFDVTAASPYAYYLVYHQAVVERLEVASLLEHLLEGH